A region from the Alnus glutinosa chromosome 5, dhAlnGlut1.1, whole genome shotgun sequence genome encodes:
- the LOC133869237 gene encoding probable LRR receptor-like serine/threonine-protein kinase At3g47570: MDRTRFTILFCVTVLLVQSYMCSSADAAILNINSDQYALLAFKTHISYDPHNVLTNNWSASTSVCSWIGITCGSRHHRVTALNLSYLSLVGIIPPHMGNLSFLSRLSIQNNSFHGSMPNEMAGLYRLQILALNFNKFSGEIPSWMGLLSKLQYFLLRGNSFTGTIPPSLSNISSLKIIDLRYNELPGSIPSSIFNISNLQEIHLTYNKLSGPIPPITFNISSLKIINLKFNNLSGHLPSNIVLPNLQSLLIGGNGLSGKIPNSFSNASPLIELELAYNLLSGLIPKALGNLKLLELLNLAGNNLTIETPKSWFYSSLANLKYLRILDLSENPLNGILPGSVGNLSTSLQQFSLGDCNIKGTIPRDISNLSNLTLLNLTNNELVGSIPNTLGRFNMLEGLYLQGNKLEGPIPPDLCYLERLVELHLGSNELSEPIPACFDNLTSLRVLHLAFNKLTSTVPLNLWTLTYMLEVNLSSNFLDGSLSLDIGNMKVLIILDLSGNKLSGDIPITIGGLTDLVNLSLADNRLEGSIPESFGGLVSLEFLDLSKNNLFGEIPKSLEALSHLKYLNVSFNRLRGKIPVRGPFVNFSTTSFLSNDGLCGAPRLQVPPCKEGVSRPKKSAAAHILKYALPTIGLTMLVVALILVWKRSQKRNVKIPMEENSLPLATWRRISQQELLHATELFSANNLLGKGSFGSVYQGTLSDGMIVAIKVFDLKVEGAFKSFDTECEVLRNIRHRNLVKIISTCSNMDFKSFVLEYMPNGNLEKWLYSQDRCLSVLQRLNIMIDVASALEYLHQGYSTPIVHCDLKPSNVLLDEDMVAHVADFGIAKMLGDGDSMMRTMTLATIGYMAPEYGSEGIVSTRGDVYSYGILLMETFTRKKPTDDMFFGEMSLKRWVEESSPLLVTKVVDAYLLRSERDYASMQNCMSSIMGLALQCCAELHEQRINAKSILITLNKIKLKFLQDTQGRS, from the exons ATGGATAGAACTCGTTTTACAATCCTCTTTTGTGTGACAGTGCTCTTGGTACAAAGTTACATGTGTAGCTCAGCTGATGCAGCAATTCTCAACATTAACAGCGATCAATATGCTCTTCTTGCCTTCAAGACTCATATTTCCTATGACCCTCACAATGTTTTGACGAATAACTGGTCTGCCAGCACCTCTGTCTGCAGCTGGATTGGTATCACTTGTGGTTCCCGCCATCATAGAGTCACCGCCTTGAACCTTTCTTACTTGAGCCTTGTAGGCATCATTCCTCCACACATGGgaaatctttcatttctttctcgGCTAAGCATCCAGAACAATAGTTTTCATGGTTCTATGCCTAACGAGATGGCTGGTCTTTACCGGCTGCAAATTTTAGCCTTGAATTTCAATAAATTCAGTGGAGAAATTCCGTCATGGATGGGGTTGTTAAGTAAACTTCAATATTTCTTGTTACGTGGAAATAGTTTTACAGGTACTATCCCACCATCCTTATCTAACATATCTTCCTTGAAAATAATTGATCTTAGATATAACGAGCTTCCAGGCTCCATACCTTCATCCATTTTCAACATATCCAATTTGCAAGAAATTCATCTCACATATAACAAGCTTTCAGGTCCAATACCCCCCATTACCTTCAACATATCTTCGCTGAAAATCATTAATCTCAAATTTAACAA TCTCTCGGGCCATCTTCCATCAAATATAGTCCTACCGAACCTTCAATCCCTTCTTATTGGGGGAAATGGACTAAGTGGAAAAATTCCTAACTCTTTCTCCAATGCTTCACCACTCATTGAGCTAGAGTTAGCATACAACTTACTATCTGGCTTAATTCCTAAAGCACTTGGTAATTTAAAGCTCCTCGAGTTGCTCAACCTAGCAGGCAATAATTTGACAATTGAAACTCCAAAATCCTGGTTTTACTCCTCTTTGGCAAATCTCAAATATCTCAGAATATTAGACTTGTCAGAAAATCCACTTAATGGGATCCTTCCCGGTTCCGTTGGAAATCTCTCTACTTCTCTTCAACAATTTTCGTTAGGTGATTGCAATATTAAGGGTACCATTCCCAGAGATATTAGCAACTTAAGCAACTTGACTCTTTTGAACCTAACGAACAATGAATTGGTTGGATCCATTCCTAATACATTAGGAAGATTCAACATGCTGGAAGGTTTGTACCTTCAAGGCAATAAACTAGAAGGTCCCATCCCACCCGACCTTTGTTATTTAGAGAGATTGGTTGAATTACACTTAGGTTCTAATGAGCTTTCTGAACCCATTCCTGCATGCTTTGATAATCTGACTTCTCTAAGAGTTCTCCACTTAGCCTTCAACAAATTAACTTCTACTGTTCCCTTGAATTTGTGGACCCTTACATATATGTTGGAGGTCAACTTGTCATCAAATTTTCTAGATGGCTCTCTTTCGTTGGATATTGGAAATATGAAGGTGTTGATCATTTTGGATTTATCAGGAAACAAACTATCCGGTGATATCCCAATAACAATTGGTGGCCTCACAGATCTAGTTAACCTCTCCTTGGCAGACAATCGATTAGAAGGCTCAATTCCGGAATCATTTGGTGGACTGGTAAGCttggaattcttggatctttccaaaaataatttatttggaGAGATTCCCAAGTCCTTAGAAGCACTTTCACACCTCAAGTATCTAAATGTCTCTTTTAATAGACTACGAGGAAAAATTCCTGTAAGAGGACCGTTTGTAAACTTCTCCACTACATCATTTCTGTCGAATGATGGACTTTGTGGTGCTCCCCGATTGCAAGTTCCCCCATGTAAAGAAGGTGTTTCTCGACCAAAAAAGTCTGCAGCAGCACATATACTAAAGTATGCATTACCAACAATTGGGTTAACAATGCTTGTAGTTGCTCTTATCTTAGTTTGGAAAAGAAGCCAAAAAAGGAATGTGAAAATTCCAATGGAGGAAAACTCATTACCACTAGCCACATGGAGAAGAATTTCCCAACAAGAACTTTTACATGCAACAGAATTGTTCAGTGCAAACAACTTACTGGGTAAAGGAAGCTTTGGATCAGTATACCAAGGGACACTCTCAGATGGAATGATTGTTGCAATAAAAGTTTTCGACTTGAAAGTAGAAGGTGCTTTCAAGAGTTTTGATACAGAATGTGAGGTACTACGCAATATTCGTCATCGGAATCTTGTCAAAATCATCAGCACGTGTAGTAACATGGACTTCAAATCTTTTGTATTGGAATACATGCCTAATGGAAATTTAGAGAAATGGTTGTATTCTCAAGACCGTTGTTTGAGTGTGTTACAAAGACTAAATATAATGATCGATGTTGCGTCAGCACTAGAATACCTTCATCAGGGTTATTCGACGCCTATTGTTCATTGTGATTTGAAGCCGAGCAATGTCTTATTAGATGAAGATATGGTCGCACATGTGGCTGATTTTGGAATTGCCAAAATGTTAGGTGATGGAGATTCTATGATGCGAACCATGACTCTCGCTACTATTGGGTATATGGCACCAG AGTATGGATCGGAAGGAATTGTTTCTACAAGAGGCGATGTCTATAGTTATGGTATTTTGCTGATGGAAACTTTCACAAGAAAGAAACCAACCGATGATATGTTTTTTGGAGAAATGAGCTTGAAGCGTTGGGTAGAGGAATCTTCACCCCTTTTAGTAACTAAAGTTGTTGATGCCTATTTATTGAGATCCGAAAGAGACTATGCTTCTATGCAGAATTGTATGTCGTC